A genomic stretch from Gemmatimonadaceae bacterium includes:
- a CDS encoding class D sortase: MRRQLGLALCVSGGLILSATGGRYAFGAYRADQARTAWDESQAHSAVASARSAALNRGPREMLVAGAPMAHIIIPRIGLDAIVLEGVSDDELNAGPGHLPGSAYPGEPGNAVISAHRDRHFNHLDALAIGDTVVTESDSRVTTWRIVARRVIDKNDPALFRTPDATLTLTTCWPIRYFGPAPERLILTAKPLHRSQPQS; encoded by the coding sequence GTGCGTAGACAGCTGGGCCTCGCGCTCTGCGTCTCCGGCGGCCTGATTCTCTCGGCCACCGGTGGACGCTACGCGTTCGGAGCGTATCGGGCCGACCAGGCGCGCACCGCCTGGGATGAGTCGCAGGCGCACAGCGCGGTGGCGTCGGCGCGTTCGGCTGCGTTGAATCGCGGCCCGCGCGAAATGCTCGTCGCGGGCGCGCCCATGGCGCACATCATCATTCCGCGCATCGGGCTCGATGCGATCGTGCTCGAAGGTGTGAGCGACGACGAGTTGAACGCCGGACCAGGCCACCTGCCCGGCAGCGCATACCCCGGCGAGCCCGGCAACGCCGTGATTTCGGCGCATCGCGATCGACACTTCAATCATCTCGATGCGCTCGCCATTGGCGACACCGTGGTCACGGAGTCCGATTCGCGCGTGACGACCTGGCGGATCGTCGCGAGACGCGTGATCGACAAGAACGATCCCGCGCTGTTTCGCACGCCGGACGCGACGCTGACGCTCACGACGTGCTGGCCGATTCGATACTTCGGCCCGGCGCCCGAGCGATTGATTCTCACCGCCAAACCTTTGCATCGGTCGCAGCCTCAGAGCTGA
- a CDS encoding RES family NAD+ phosphorylase, with protein MGIVPLTPSPDRPIPVRRVHWRNAVRIIPSIFPPISLFERVARPADLDAVLAIESAFNPRLRDAAGDLSLVPRDERVVGPGAGYIMAAFTHLSPEGSRFSSGTYGVFYAAQRESTAIAETRYHRERFMRATKQARCELDMRVLTMTVKASLHDLRGMKRVLPEVYRLDDYTSSQLVGGALRAGGSNGIVYDSVRQDSGRCVAVFRPRVLSHCKEQKHLRYIWDGAKISDVLEIKRLGD; from the coding sequence GTGGGTATCGTTCCGCTCACCCCGTCGCCCGACCGGCCCATCCCGGTGCGTCGAGTGCACTGGCGCAACGCGGTGCGGATCATCCCGAGCATCTTTCCGCCGATCTCGCTGTTCGAGCGCGTCGCCAGGCCCGCCGATCTCGACGCGGTGCTCGCCATCGAGTCGGCGTTCAATCCGCGCCTGCGCGATGCCGCCGGTGATCTTTCGCTCGTGCCGCGCGACGAGCGCGTCGTCGGCCCGGGCGCGGGCTACATCATGGCGGCGTTCACGCATCTCTCACCGGAAGGCAGCCGCTTCAGCAGCGGCACCTACGGCGTGTTCTACGCGGCGCAGCGCGAATCGACGGCGATCGCCGAGACGCGGTATCATCGCGAGCGGTTCATGCGCGCGACGAAACAGGCGCGCTGCGAGCTCGACATGCGCGTGCTCACGATGACGGTGAAGGCGTCGCTGCACGACCTGCGCGGTATGAAGCGGGTATTACCCGAGGTCTACCGTCTCGACGACTACACGTCGTCGCAGCTCGTCGGCGGCGCGTTGCGCGCGGGCGGCTCGAACGGGATCGTGTACGACTCCGTTCGCCAGGACAGCGGGCGATGCGTGGCGGTGTTCCGTCCGCGCGTGCTGTCGCACTGCAAGGAGCAGAAGCATCTCCGCTACATCTGGGACGGCGCGAAGATCTCGGACGTGCTGGAGATCAAGCGGCTCGGGGACTAA
- a CDS encoding serine hydrolase, protein MTAALLAVFSSTVSAQFTHADTAALHRTLDGIASAHHGVLGYSVLNLDTGERLSLRGDETFPTASLIKVPILVTLYDLAEKHELSLDDPITVLKIDQVPGSGVLQFMHSGMSLSVHDAAALMIVLSDNTATNLILDKVAIRRVWTKMESLGLPHTKVHSKTFQRFTSVAMDSSVKYGLGVTTPNEMAHLFELLAQGRAVSPAADSAMLDLLANNADGEQMQRYVEGVSAPHKTGSTDSVRTECALFRLQSRVVACGLTKQNADTRYLPDNEAHLTLGKLGAAIVSAWPKKP, encoded by the coding sequence ATGACAGCCGCGTTACTTGCCGTCTTCTCATCCACCGTCTCAGCCCAATTCACCCATGCCGACACCGCCGCGTTGCATCGCACGCTCGACGGCATCGCCAGCGCACACCATGGCGTGCTTGGCTACTCGGTGCTCAACCTCGATACCGGCGAACGCCTGTCGCTCCGCGGCGATGAAACGTTTCCCACCGCGAGTCTGATCAAGGTTCCAATTCTCGTCACGCTGTACGATCTCGCCGAGAAGCACGAGCTGTCGCTCGACGATCCGATCACGGTCCTGAAGATCGATCAAGTGCCCGGAAGCGGCGTGTTGCAGTTCATGCATTCGGGCATGAGTCTGAGCGTGCACGACGCCGCCGCGCTGATGATCGTCTTGAGCGACAACACGGCAACGAATCTCATTCTCGACAAGGTCGCCATTCGCCGCGTCTGGACGAAGATGGAATCGCTTGGCCTTCCGCACACGAAGGTGCATTCCAAGACGTTCCAGCGATTCACCAGCGTCGCGATGGACAGCTCGGTGAAGTACGGCCTCGGCGTCACGACGCCGAACGAGATGGCGCACCTCTTTGAATTGCTCGCGCAGGGACGCGCGGTCAGTCCGGCCGCGGATTCGGCGATGCTCGATCTGCTCGCCAATAACGCCGACGGCGAACAGATGCAGCGGTACGTCGAGGGTGTGAGCGCGCCGCACAAGACGGGCTCGACTGATTCGGTCCGCACCGAATGCGCCCTGTTCCGCCTGCAATCGCGCGTCGTCGCGTGCGGCCTCACGAAGCAGAATGCGGACACGCGCTACTTGCCGGACAACGAGGCGCACCTGACGCTCGGAAAGCTCGGCGCCGCGATAGTATCCGCCTGGCCCAAAAAGCCGTAA
- a CDS encoding antitoxin Xre/MbcA/ParS toxin-binding domain-containing protein, with protein MVIRAPNTALAPELGSLDPAAVARAGLSTFYRICDEWGLDAPQQMALLGLTSRTTFFRWKKSAPGALPPDTLERLSHVFGIYKSLRILLPDAAAAVWIHRPNDAPLFEGRRALDLMLSGVAGLFLVRAYLDGERGGDFA; from the coding sequence ATGGTCATTCGCGCACCCAATACCGCACTCGCTCCCGAGCTGGGCTCGCTCGACCCCGCGGCCGTGGCCCGGGCCGGGCTCTCCACCTTCTATCGCATCTGCGACGAATGGGGCCTCGACGCCCCGCAACAGATGGCGCTCCTGGGCCTCACCTCGCGCACGACGTTCTTCCGCTGGAAGAAATCGGCGCCCGGCGCCCTGCCGCCCGACACGCTGGAGCGGTTGTCCCACGTGTTCGGCATTTATAAGAGTTTGCGAATACTGCTGCCCGACGCGGCCGCGGCCGTGTGGATTCATCGGCCGAACGACGCGCCGCTGTTCGAGGGACGCCGCGCGCTCGATCTCATGCTGAGCGGCGTCGCCGGATTGTTTCTCGTCCGCGCCTACCTCGACGGCGAGCGGGGCGGCGACTTTGCCTGA
- a CDS encoding tetratricopeptide repeat protein, translated as MATPFLSSEEYDERAHQLYNEGQYDEALTVLREGLTLYPNSVELHVGVGYAQLAREEYAWARHSFEQALVLEPEHEDGLAGLGETLLKLGQDVAAQRCFRRTLELGYADDVDLMLQIGRSLFREGSLRENQGFFETAKEFFETASQQVPDSAEAIACVGYAQHRLGDDDAAIGSLRRSLQLDSDHAEARIYLANILYDQGEYEAALYHFERTNPEDHWDELGIWRLIELKRSLYRLEESDPEIKPWDERLAELAGDLDDVDTMLMELEPRSGADTAPAAEARGQLELFGSLLSSLAEHKQDETGEGSALAVPEHQIIASDGTPFHGSWEDIVRRMRDEKGNPAHSVQEYMSGVSQHGFRQTGVRIPTHDAESFLRGSAKAGLIQIVR; from the coding sequence ATGGCCACCCCGTTCCTGAGTTCTGAGGAGTACGACGAACGCGCGCATCAGCTCTATAACGAAGGGCAGTATGACGAGGCGCTCACCGTACTTCGTGAAGGACTCACGCTCTATCCGAATTCGGTGGAGCTGCATGTAGGGGTCGGATACGCCCAGCTCGCGCGCGAGGAATACGCTTGGGCCCGCCACTCCTTCGAGCAGGCGCTCGTCCTTGAACCCGAACATGAAGATGGGCTTGCCGGTCTCGGCGAAACCCTGCTGAAGCTCGGTCAGGATGTCGCCGCCCAGCGGTGTTTCCGTCGGACGCTCGAGCTTGGTTACGCGGATGACGTCGATCTCATGCTGCAGATCGGACGGTCGCTCTTCCGCGAGGGGTCACTTCGAGAGAATCAGGGCTTCTTCGAGACCGCGAAGGAGTTCTTCGAGACCGCGTCGCAGCAAGTGCCCGACTCGGCGGAGGCGATTGCGTGTGTTGGTTACGCGCAGCATCGGCTGGGCGACGACGACGCGGCCATTGGCTCGCTCCGCCGCTCGCTGCAGCTGGATAGCGATCATGCGGAAGCGCGGATCTACCTCGCCAACATCCTGTACGATCAGGGTGAGTACGAGGCGGCGCTCTATCATTTCGAGCGCACGAATCCCGAGGATCATTGGGACGAGTTGGGCATCTGGCGGTTGATCGAGCTCAAGCGCTCGCTCTATCGCCTCGAGGAGAGCGATCCCGAGATCAAGCCGTGGGACGAGCGTCTCGCGGAGCTCGCCGGTGATCTGGACGACGTCGATACGATGTTGATGGAGCTGGAACCGCGCTCAGGCGCGGATACTGCACCGGCGGCTGAAGCTCGAGGCCAGCTCGAGCTCTTCGGCAGCTTGCTGAGCTCTCTCGCGGAGCACAAGCAGGACGAAACGGGGGAGGGAAGTGCCCTCGCTGTGCCGGAGCACCAGATCATCGCGTCAGACGGGACCCCGTTCCATGGGTCCTGGGAGGACATCGTGCGTCGTATGCGTGACGAGAAGGGCAATCCTGCGCATTCGGTGCAGGAATACATGAGCGGAGTGTCGCAACACGGCTTCCGCCAGACGGGAGTTCGCATCCCGACACACGACGCGGAGAGCTTTCTCCGCGGCAGCGCGAAGGCCGGGCTCATCCAGATCGTTCGGTGA
- a CDS encoding pseudouridine-5'-phosphate glycosidase, producing the protein MNELIRVLPAIADALAHGRPVVALESSVLAQGLPIPQNRAAAEQMVRAVEGGGAVAAITAVVNGTPTIGLTPPQLERFLGRDGVRKVSARDLAPAIANGDDGATTVAATLSLASQAGIEVFATGGIGGVHRDSPYDESADLAELSRTPMIVVCAGAKSILDLGATWERLESHGVPVVGYRTSELPGFFTAQTGIPLDTRADDAERIVKIWRAHRALGRTQALLVVQPPPAAYALDARAVENAVAEAQTLARREGVVGAKVTPYLLSAVTRLTKGTSLDANLALLEQNASLAGRIATMCAESA; encoded by the coding sequence ATGAACGAACTCATTCGCGTCCTGCCGGCGATCGCCGACGCGCTCGCGCACGGACGGCCGGTCGTCGCGCTCGAGAGCTCGGTGCTCGCCCAGGGGCTGCCGATTCCGCAGAACCGCGCTGCTGCCGAGCAAATGGTGCGCGCCGTGGAGGGGGGTGGTGCCGTCGCGGCTATCACCGCGGTCGTGAACGGCACGCCCACGATCGGTTTGACTCCGCCGCAGCTGGAGCGCTTTCTCGGGCGTGATGGTGTTCGCAAAGTGTCTGCGCGCGATTTGGCCCCCGCGATCGCGAACGGCGACGACGGTGCGACGACGGTGGCTGCAACGTTGTCGCTGGCGAGTCAGGCTGGAATCGAAGTGTTTGCCACCGGCGGAATCGGTGGTGTGCATCGCGACTCGCCGTACGATGAGTCGGCCGATCTCGCGGAGCTCTCGCGAACACCGATGATCGTCGTGTGCGCGGGCGCGAAATCCATTCTCGATCTCGGCGCAACGTGGGAACGACTGGAGAGCCACGGCGTGCCGGTCGTCGGCTATCGCACGAGCGAGCTGCCGGGGTTTTTCACGGCGCAAACAGGCATTCCGCTCGACACGCGCGCCGACGACGCGGAGCGCATCGTGAAAATTTGGCGAGCCCATCGTGCGCTTGGCAGAACGCAGGCGTTGTTGGTCGTTCAGCCGCCGCCGGCGGCGTACGCGCTCGATGCGCGGGCCGTGGAGAATGCGGTCGCTGAGGCGCAAACTTTAGCGCGGCGTGAGGGCGTCGTGGGCGCGAAAGTAACCCCCTATCTACTGAGTGCCGTAACTCGTTTGACGAAAGGCACTTCGCTCGACGCCAATCTGGCCCTCCTCGAACAGAATGCGTCGCTCGCCGGACGCATTGCAACGATGTGTGCCGAGTCAGCGTGA
- a CDS encoding amino acid permease — MPRQNNEASLLRAVGVWGLAASIVNITIGGGIFRLPAAAAGALGAAAPIAYVVCAVAMGLIVLCFAEAGSRVSLTGGVYAYVEVAFGPLIGFVTGVLMWAGITAATAAVSSFFADALVALIPSLANVRGIAITIILVALAALNVAGVRGANRFNATMTVAKLLPLLLLIVAGIGAVKHENLVVASAPAAGSVARASAVLIFAFLGVETALVPGGEVHDPARTVPRAIFIAMAAVTIFYLVVQIVTQGILGPALVGQKTPLAEAAAVAFGAWGRTLILVGMAVSMFGYISGMTLAVPRTLYAFARDGFLPAPIGAVHARFHTPHIAIMLQTVIVIILAVSGSFERLAIIANGSILLVYAACCIAVLKLRRMDVHSDGVPFRVPFSAIIPVLAFIVIAWILSTLSADEWKALLVIVGVAVVLFAASMANRRAVHAEGAA, encoded by the coding sequence GTGCCCCGACAAAACAACGAAGCCTCGCTGCTCCGCGCCGTCGGCGTGTGGGGATTGGCAGCCAGCATCGTCAACATCACCATCGGCGGAGGCATCTTCCGCTTGCCGGCCGCCGCCGCCGGCGCGCTCGGCGCCGCGGCTCCGATCGCCTATGTCGTCTGCGCCGTCGCCATGGGCCTCATCGTGCTGTGCTTCGCCGAGGCGGGTAGCCGCGTCTCACTCACCGGCGGCGTGTATGCCTATGTCGAAGTCGCGTTCGGACCGCTCATCGGCTTCGTCACCGGCGTGCTGATGTGGGCCGGCATCACGGCGGCGACGGCCGCGGTGTCGTCCTTCTTCGCCGACGCGCTGGTGGCGCTCATTCCGTCGCTCGCGAATGTGCGCGGAATCGCCATCACGATCATTCTCGTCGCGCTCGCGGCGCTCAACGTCGCCGGCGTGCGCGGCGCGAATCGCTTCAATGCAACCATGACGGTCGCGAAGCTGCTGCCGCTGCTGCTGTTGATCGTCGCCGGCATCGGCGCCGTGAAGCACGAGAATCTCGTCGTCGCGAGCGCTCCGGCCGCAGGCAGCGTCGCCCGCGCCTCGGCGGTGCTGATCTTCGCCTTCCTCGGTGTCGAGACCGCGCTCGTGCCGGGCGGCGAAGTGCATGATCCCGCGCGCACGGTACCGCGCGCGATCTTCATCGCCATGGCGGCGGTGACAATTTTTTATCTCGTCGTCCAGATCGTCACGCAGGGCATTCTTGGCCCCGCGCTCGTTGGACAAAAGACACCGCTCGCCGAAGCCGCGGCGGTCGCGTTCGGCGCCTGGGGACGCACGCTCATACTCGTCGGCATGGCGGTGTCGATGTTCGGCTACATCAGCGGGATGACGCTCGCGGTCCCGCGCACGCTTTACGCATTCGCGCGCGATGGATTTCTCCCCGCGCCGATCGGCGCCGTGCATGCGCGCTTTCACACGCCGCACATTGCGATCATGTTGCAGACCGTGATCGTCATCATCCTCGCGGTCAGCGGCAGCTTCGAGCGTCTCGCGATCATCGCCAACGGATCGATTCTCCTCGTCTACGCGGCCTGCTGCATCGCGGTGTTGAAGCTGCGTCGCATGGATGTACACTCGGACGGCGTGCCGTTCCGCGTTCCCTTTTCGGCCATCATACCGGTGCTCGCCTTCATCGTCATCGCGTGGATTCTCTCCACGCTCTCGGCCGACGAATGGAAAGCGCTGCTCGTCATCGTCGGCGTCGCGGTGGTGTTGTTCGCCGCGAGCATGGCGAACCGCCGCGCGGTACACGCCGAGGGCGCCGCGTGA
- a CDS encoding aminotransferase class V-fold PLP-dependent enzyme, whose protein sequence is MTDPLLQFRAEFPILERTTYLVSNSLGAMPRAVPERLAEYVDQWAELGVRAWAKGWWEMPVSVGDEIAPLIGAGNGEVAMIPNVTIAQASVLSSLDYGNGRDTIVMTELDFPSVRYVYDGLARRLGARIVVVPSDDGVGIDTQRVIDAIDERTRLVAISHVLFRSAFIMDAAAICRRAHDVGALVSLDAFHSVGVIPVDVKAIGADFLSGGVLKWLCGGPGGAFLYASPETTSGLSPAFTGWQAHAKPFAFDAEMQYADHAWRWLNGTPPIPALFAAIEGPRIVRRAGIERVREKSVRQTSRLIELADARGYRVTAPRDPARRGGTVAFDVPHAYGVAQALLASDVIVDYRPGAGIRVAPHFYTSDDELERAVEMIDEILKEETWKKYEDKRAVVT, encoded by the coding sequence GTGACCGATCCGCTGCTGCAGTTTCGCGCCGAGTTTCCAATTCTCGAACGTACGACGTATCTCGTCTCGAACTCGCTCGGCGCCATGCCGCGTGCAGTTCCCGAGCGACTCGCCGAGTACGTGGATCAATGGGCCGAGCTGGGTGTGCGCGCGTGGGCGAAAGGCTGGTGGGAAATGCCCGTGTCGGTGGGCGACGAGATCGCGCCGCTGATCGGCGCCGGCAACGGCGAAGTGGCGATGATTCCCAACGTCACCATCGCGCAGGCGTCGGTGCTGTCGTCGCTCGACTACGGCAATGGCCGCGACACGATCGTGATGACCGAGCTCGATTTCCCGTCGGTGCGCTACGTCTACGATGGCTTGGCACGACGGCTCGGTGCGCGCATCGTGGTCGTCCCGAGCGACGACGGCGTCGGCATCGACACGCAGCGGGTCATCGACGCGATCGATGAACGCACGCGCCTCGTCGCGATCTCGCACGTGCTGTTTCGCTCGGCCTTCATCATGGACGCCGCGGCGATCTGCCGCCGCGCGCATGACGTTGGCGCGCTCGTGTCGCTCGACGCGTTTCATTCCGTCGGCGTGATTCCGGTCGACGTCAAGGCGATCGGCGCCGATTTCCTGAGCGGCGGCGTGCTGAAATGGTTGTGCGGCGGACCAGGCGGCGCGTTCCTCTACGCATCGCCAGAGACGACGAGTGGGTTGTCGCCGGCGTTCACCGGATGGCAGGCGCACGCGAAGCCGTTCGCGTTCGATGCCGAGATGCAGTATGCCGATCACGCGTGGCGTTGGCTCAATGGCACGCCGCCCATTCCGGCATTGTTCGCCGCGATCGAAGGGCCGCGCATCGTGCGGCGGGCAGGGATCGAGCGCGTGCGCGAGAAGAGTGTGCGGCAGACGTCGCGCCTCATCGAGCTCGCGGATGCGCGCGGCTATCGCGTGACCGCGCCGCGCGATCCCGCGCGGCGCGGCGGCACCGTGGCGTTCGACGTACCGCACGCGTACGGCGTCGCGCAGGCGCTGCTGGCAAGCGACGTCATCGTCGACTATCGGCCTGGCGCGGGCATTCGTGTGGCGCCGCACTTCTACACGAGCGATGATGAGCTGGAGCGCGCGGTGGAGATGATCGATGAGATCTTGAAGGAGGAGACGTGGAAGAAGTACGAGGACAAGCGGGCGGTGGTGACGTGA
- a CDS encoding patatin-like phospholipase family protein — MTRTSSSHKPRRVALVLGGGGMKGFAHIGVMHAMEERGIVPSLYAGTSIGAMLAAARVGGMPIDELNKRAASLRRRDLFRLNHFGMLLERMRSPSIYLEDPLRDLTRAVVPAGTFNDLPQPLLVNTVDLERGAPIIWGAPGLRDVNVQDAVYASCALPGYFPPGYVGERLCVDGGVVDNLPVGMAALNADLIIAVDVGSTDLRPIHDGLSLGFANIYMRAATTMMHALQQFPLTHWNGPPMVLIRPRCGEDWLSFTNIAATIEEGHRAALKAFEDIDAFYDQPGGVYPRRRFELEVDREKCVGCGLCVSLAPNLMGLDAQGKAYPRTKTVDWSPADGDFVAYCPTNAIIARKTERIVPLKAGERGAA; from the coding sequence ATGACCCGTACTTCGTCCTCTCACAAACCGCGTCGCGTCGCCCTCGTCCTTGGCGGGGGCGGCATGAAGGGCTTCGCGCACATTGGCGTCATGCATGCGATGGAAGAGCGCGGGATCGTTCCGTCGCTCTACGCCGGCACGAGCATCGGTGCGATGCTCGCCGCGGCGCGCGTGGGCGGCATGCCGATCGACGAGCTGAACAAGCGCGCTGCATCGCTTCGGCGGCGCGATCTCTTTCGGTTGAATCATTTCGGCATGCTGCTCGAGCGCATGCGCTCTCCGTCGATCTACCTCGAGGACCCGCTGCGCGACTTGACGCGTGCGGTCGTACCGGCGGGCACGTTCAATGATCTGCCACAGCCGCTGCTGGTGAACACGGTGGATCTCGAGCGCGGCGCGCCGATCATCTGGGGCGCGCCCGGGCTGCGCGATGTGAACGTGCAGGACGCGGTGTACGCGTCGTGCGCGCTGCCAGGCTACTTCCCGCCCGGCTACGTCGGCGAGCGGCTGTGCGTGGACGGCGGCGTCGTGGATAATCTGCCGGTGGGTATGGCCGCGCTGAATGCGGATTTGATCATCGCGGTGGACGTGGGCAGCACCGACTTGCGTCCGATTCACGACGGCCTCTCGCTCGGCTTCGCGAACATCTACATGCGCGCGGCGACGACGATGATGCACGCGCTGCAGCAGTTTCCGCTCACGCACTGGAACGGTCCGCCGATGGTGCTCATTCGTCCGCGCTGCGGCGAGGACTGGTTGAGCTTCACGAACATCGCCGCGACGATCGAAGAAGGACATCGCGCGGCGCTCAAGGCGTTCGAGGACATCGACGCGTTCTACGATCAGCCGGGCGGTGTGTATCCGCGACGGCGGTTCGAGCTCGAGGTGGATCGCGAGAAGTGTGTCGGCTGCGGACTCTGCGTATCGCTCGCGCCGAACCTCATGGGATTGGACGCGCAGGGGAAGGCGTATCCGCGCACGAAGACGGTCGATTGGTCTCCGGCCGACGGCGACTTCGTGGCGTACTGTCCGACGAACGCGATCATCGCGAGGAAGACGGAGCGAATCGTGCCGCTCAAGGCGGGCGAGCGCGGGGCGGCGTAA